The Ostrinia nubilalis chromosome 19, ilOstNubi1.1, whole genome shotgun sequence DNA window TAAACATACTTGGTCAATTaaaacttcatcgcaaatagAAAAACCACGATTTGTTGTAATTGCCTTACAAACCAATCGCAAACATAACGCTGTGTTGTCAATGGCAGAATTTGATCATTGTCACGTACGAGatgtaagggtatttttaaattcaacatattatccgtatgaaggactaaatgtcagtttttcagaagaaaaaattgctttattATATGAACAGTATTCAAGATTTCAGCAGTCGTATCACGGACGCCGGTCAGAGCCGTTGTTGAGCTTGAAAGAATTCAGAGACGTAGCTCCCTTatttgttatcgactgttcaagacaacacgaaactttaaaaggtTCGATCGATGTAAGAGTTGAAATTGAAACAGACCAAGAGATACCAGATCAGACAGCTGCTTATTGCTTGATTCTAAACGAttgtatatttgaatacaaacctttgagtaatatcgttaagaaaatatcatgaatagcaatataatcgtagatctgcaaggatttaaaaatagcaaaaatgaatttataataaaagaatttgctatagctacccaagagcatactcacatatttttgattaagcCTCCATACCCGTTCTCTTCATTGACTGCTGAAGAGAAAAAGCAAGTTTGCTGGATCGAAAAAAACAGAGGCTATCGATGGAGTGAAGGATATATTGACTATAGAGAATTTCAAAGACttatcgtaccttatttaaaaggtaaatatatcttagtaaaaggagaagaaaagatcaaatgggtgcataatttatgtaatcaaaatgACGTTTTAGACGTAACTTGTTTAGGCGCTCCAAGTTTAAGTACTCTTtacaaactttattgttttgataaccccacattatttaactgttttactcataagaaatattgtgcattaaaaaatgtgatgtgtataaagaaatggtgtgttgaaaaaaatgtagcaGTATAATGTAAACTATTGAGTTTAAATTCTttctaaatcaaatcaaatcaaataaatttattaaatatttaaatttattaaatatttctaatgtacatataataattttcattgtttaattcataaaaataatgtgttttgaaaaatgtattttgCATAAAACATAGAGTTCTCTAAATGGATATGAAATGTTTAATAAGGTGTAATGAAATGTTAATAAActgattatttattgataaaaaaggTTGTTTAATTTAACTGGAATACAAAATATGGAAATCctaaggcctttgtccagtagtggacgtcatttggttgaacgaacgatcaaaataagaAGACACTTGTTACTGTAAGactatattttcaaaaacacttgtaataaaaacacatgaaatcttaattttatcgtcaccaaaagaaaaaaagaaagaaaataaaattattgcctGATTAAGTTAATATAATAAGTACAAAAAGACTGATAATTTTCGGTTAATGTACTACAGTGTGATTGCTTCTATTcttataattacatattaatttacAAGTTTGCGTTACactttaataaaaacttaatactTACATTAAAAATATACACTTAAAAAACACTAAAAGTTATCACCACAAAgttttttcgatattttttgaaCAAGATTGTCAGTGAGGTCCATGATTTCGTCGTATGAATCCTGGACCACGTATTGTGCGCTGATCAGCACATTATCCTCTTGGTCGGTGATTTCTGAGGATGAAGCCGATCCCATATCACTCACAATATCAATAACTTCTATTTTGATGAGCCTCTTTCCTTTCTGATTTTTCGTTATCACATAGGATTTCGTCGGTCCTAGTCTTCTTTTTGAAACACCTTTTTTATTCTTAGGCTTTTTCACTTGTCTTTGAACAGCGTGCGCGTGGAGTCTGGAACACAGCTCCGGAAATTCTTGCGTAAATCCCTCCAGCGGATCTTGAGCGTACTGGGATAACATGATGTCAGGAGATTGAGCCATTATctataacaaaataaagtttcattagtaaaaatatttttaacgtaaAACAAAGTGTTACACAAACTtcgaaataaatacttacaagaATAGAAGCAATCGCACTGTAGTACAACGTTCGTCAGAGACAAAGTGTGAATGGTAAGAAAATAACCGAGTTGAGGAATCAATCACATTTTGCTGAGTTTATAATTAATATCGTCGTCACTGACGACCTACATAATACTCAGCACGTGTACATAAACATGACAATCAGTATTGTCGAATGTTTCTTTTGcttgaattttataaataaaaaaacaaaatatcaatttaatttagcAGGTAAGGAATTTTGtaagaaaaccaaaaaaaaaatattctgaaaatgatttatttttataagtaagtaaaaagtAATGCTAACAGAAAAtgcaatataatattaaatttaacaataaaGTCTAAAACTAACGTacctattttacataaaaattatttatatttaatatttatttcagcttaaagttatttattacaacAAAGAGCTATGCCCCCATGCCATTGTGGATATTTTGTCTTGCAATATAAAACGTTTGTCATCCGCATTTGACAAAGCAATCTTATTAACAGtctgtgtaaaaatattatgcttaATACATTTAAAGAGAATATTTTTCCTACGCACTATTTTATCGTTTAGTAATGCGTTACTATAATCAGATGCCTCCAAGTgcttaataacattttttcttATTCCTTTTGCCTTTTTAATGACATTAGAATCAGTTTTAATGCAATACAACTTTGATCTCAACCCTACAAATTCAGTCATTATACATCCGCCAAGTTCGTCTTTGAATAGACCAGGTACTTTTTTGTTTCGAATCGGAAGGTCATACTGATTTTTCAGAGCGTAATTACTGGTATCGAAATATTGTAAGAAATGTTGCTTTATATCTACGTAAAAATCATTTGTTTCTATTTGGTAGATAAAGCTATCGGTGTCTGTATAGCATAGTCGTACTCTATCTCCGTAGTGAGGCTTTATTACAGAGTAATGAAACTGGTACATGTGACTTTTAGAAAGTTCTAAAACGGCAAAGCCAATGTAAATTGGTTTATCTAATATAATTCTTTCCGGTTTCATTTGAATAGCCACTAAGTTTTCGGAGAAAATGGTGGCGCTATGGAAGTTTGGTCGAGAAATTAACTTTGCAGCAGAGAGAGACCGGTTTGTTCGATTGGTATCGTCCTGCCACTGATTCACTAATTTGATGTCTACTCTACGTTCAGTGTCTTCTAATGTTTTCCCAAAAACAGAATTATTCATAAGTTTGAATAAATCTTGTTGGAATGGTGTTACTGCTTTCTTTCTCAGTTCTGTGTTAAGATTTATATATTGCGCTAAAAATTTGCTTTGTTTAAAAGTCACAACTCGatgaattttttgtaaaattagaCCATGGTTTAAACAAGTCTTTAAATGAACGTAGTGAATCACATATTGGTATTTTGAATATAAGTTTGGTACTAATTTAGAAGTTTTACCTCCCGGAGGTATGAATTTCTCCGCGCAAAATGGATAATCGTTGTGAATACAATGCAATTCTTCCGGATATAATAAATCAACTTCAAGAATAAACCCAAAATCCGCATCGTCGCGCACGTTCATAATTTGTAATTGATCAATTTCGTGCTGTTTCAAAAATCTGAAATGGGATACTGGCAAAGACTGGCACATACTATAACCATAAAGATTATTACAGTCGATATATATGAGAAATGAATCCGTTTTAGTTTCATCATAATTATCCATGTAAATATTATTCGCCTGAGCATGTCTAGTAGAACATAAACAAATTCCACCCCGTATTCCTTTCTGTATGAGACGTATAATTTCTAAGTCAGACAATAACTCTAACTCTACTCCTGTTTTCAGCAACATTGCGTCAAATGATAAGCTCGGAGCTGTTAAGTAAAAAGCAGGATCTAAGTGATATTGCTTTTTACAAACCGctctaaaattttcaaagacgtCTGTTAGTAAATAGACGTCGGTTTTGAGATAAAGATCTGTATATTCTCCCATATTGCTTATGTTAAAAGTATCCCAAATCACTTGTGCATGCATGTAATCTTCATCGCTGATACCTTCGTCAGTTAAAGTATTATAGAAGCTTTCTTTGGGAGGAAGTTGTCTCTCAGAGAACGATCTCCAAGATTTCATGTGGTCGTAGGGATAAATACCTTTGCGAGTCAttaatttaaattcgttttCTTTAGCAAAACATTGTTTTAAGTGAATGAAATCTGCTTTGTCTAAACCGTTTGCTAATTTTTCTAAGCTTGTGCCTAGAAATTTAAACGAGTCTACAAATCTTAATTGAGCAAATTTCCCATcagacatttttaaaaattttgtgaatgaaatatagttttctttattctTAGGTATTACTTTAATAGGACCCAAACTATCAGCCAATTCCTTAATGAATAAATGACAATCATAGCCTgctaaattatgaaaaaaaataggaaCTAGTTTTGGGAGACTGTACTGTAAATTGCAGTACTGGTGAGCAGCACCTCGGTAGCAGCCTGTCAAGTGACAATGGTCTCTTACTTTGTCAAATAGCAGGAGACTATTGCAAATATGACACACGTCAGCTTTGGCATGCATTTTGGCATCACTTTCGTTAAACACCATTGGCACTTCAAcgtttaaaatttcataaattttttcTACGTCTCTATACAGACATTTGAGAAATTTTTGAACACAGTCGCGACCGCGGTACGAAATGAATCGATTAAGTTTGCTATCAAATGAGCAAACAATGCGATAAGCAAAAGCTGCTGGAATGTGTTGTGTACGATTTAACGTAAAACTACAATTTGGATCAGGCTCACAAGTCGTTATTGGTTTAAGTAGAGTTTCAAAGTCGGCGTACACCACAAAAGGAACATCCTGTTTccgattaaaatttttaaaatgaagaCAACTACCATGTTCCGGAAGCACGGTAGTCACACCGCAACAAGTGTGACTATTAAGTTTCTCTTCAGACGAAAAAAACAGCATACAATCATCACAAAAGTATATCGTGCCATGATGCTTTGTTATTTGAGTACGAACAAGACGTgacaaattttttattaaaacatagTGCGATTTGTTTCCCTTTtcaagtaataataaattgatccttgtttttcttttaaactCAGATCTGTAAATTGGACCCACAATGCGATTACTTTTTAAGgaatatacatttatggatatattttgattatttttttcaaatgttcTTATATCTGTGAAAGTAACAGGGAAGTTTAGACCATCAATATTCAATACGTCTTGAAAATTAGGATAGGACGATGGACGATCTCCGTTGCGTTTTGCAGGATAAAGGGCTGCGACAACGCTccataaaaaacaaaagctaTCTTTGTTTTGGATATTGATGCatgcttttttcttttttaaatataatggcAAATCCATATAACTAGAACCTGAACCACTTAAAGGATCgaatttattgatattaatctctacataaatgttatttagaAAGGCCCACCCACTGTCACGGTCCTGAAATTCTTCAACTTTTTTACACAAGTTATTAACAACAGAGTCAAATATTTGGTTCCAGTTAAAGTTACGATGTATTGTTATATTCTTAGTGGCAAAAGATTTAACGTCTTGGGAATCATTTTTTAGTAAAATGAAATTAGCAAAATACtcaatatttatctttaaacttacgtatttttttaaCGACTTTTCGATAAGACTACATAATTTTCCACGTTTACTGTTTAAAAATATATCCGGTAAAGTTGACTCGTGTTCCACATTTGCTGGAATTCTAAATGATGCAATACGACCTTTAAATGCAGAGGTTACCTTAAGTACTCCGTCTTCTACCGGAACCGCACATTTGTTTTTGTGCGCATTACTCCTCAAGTGACCTATCCAATGCGTATTTTCCACGCGGGTACCACAAGCAGTACAAAAAGGCATGTTATCAATACACTTTAAGCTGAAATAACGTCTTTAGGTATTTTACTAGTAAACAATAACGGGAATTACACAATTTATGAATTATACAACAAACTATGGCTTATAAATTCTAAAAGAAGATTTAGGTTTAAGatttaacagaaaattaacGAGAGTCTAACTCTAGATGTTCATATATGACTAAACTTAAAAGCCTATAGGaaaatgcaacaaaaaatatattagatgctatttattttaaatcattctCAGAATAGAACTAACTAACTTAAAACTAagatttaaagtttattttattattataaaatattggcTCGCGGTCTTCAAACAATTTCTTCGTGGTCTTCATAAATTTTTGAAGATCCCGCCACTGCGATGTTTCGCTGTTAAGCTGAACCTTCAGCGTGTGCAGCGTCTTCTTGTAGCGATCCGCGGGCGGCGTCTTGAGCGCGTCCCTGGTGTTGTAAACACGCACCTCCACGTAATAAGCGCCCTCGAGCGGAACCGTTCGCCGCACGACACCGTTGGCCACCTTCGAGGTCAGGCTGCTGTCCAGCTGCTGACGACCGACTTTTAGTCGTTGAGAGTTTTCGATGGCGACACTTTCGTCTTCGTCGGATAGTAGCCCGAACAGATCCGTAGAACTCTTCGTTGGAGCtctgaaaattaaaacattaaagcATTATTTACGACTTAAAATAGTGTACatgtattaaaatatcaattgtTTGTATTTTCCAAATCGGTATTTCTATCTAACCTAACTTATTAACTGCACTGCCTAGTTAGTTTATCTCTATTATGTGTCTAGTAAGTTGGCTGGTAGAAAATACCTATTAATTAGGTCctctgtttaaatataatttattaggcAATAAAAAAGATCGAAAACAACATTTGTAGAAAAACATCAGATATGATATCTGCATAAAGCTTAACAAATTAATACTCACCGAGGTCTAGAAGCTACAGGTTTCTTTTTCAGCGCTGCTGGCTGCACAGTTTCACACTCAGAGTCTGATCtgtgaaattaataagaaataaattaataaacttgcGTTATGAGGTTGCATTTTTTGATCACACATCTTTGCCTTAGCAAAGTAATTGCATGTAAAGATGTAGACATAATACTAcagaatatttaataataagtactactaaaaattaaatagttcattaaaattttagtagttacattaaaataatcatactatgttacaataaaaatatcatactatgTTAGTTACATTAAAATGATCATACTATATTACGTACCTTGATGAAGTTGGCGCAGTCTTCCTCTTCTTCGTATGTTTACGAGGGTTAGCGATGATGGAGGTGGAACTCCCACCGAATGTGGATTCAAACTCTGAGTCAGACCTGTAAAGATAATGACAATTCAAAGTCACATAATTTCCATCCTGTGCAATGAAAGTACACTCTGCTACGAATAGTAAACGAACAACAGTTTATAgtcaacgtcaaaaatatgtatatactTTGACAAACGCTGCAAAACATTAAAGTTAGTTTTAAATCTTCAGTGCTAATGTCTTAAACTTTAAAGTAACATGATTTACATGATGTTTGGCTAACTATTAACTAAACTAACGAATCTCTCCATCAAATCTAAACATATCACAGttaaaaatagtcaaaataaaaaatatactcacATATTGAACACTCACAATTTACTCAAGATGTGACGTCACTGGAGCTAGTTCCTCCTTCTGAAGCACTTCGAAATACAGAATGAAGCTCATACTGCGAGCCCCCAAATTTAAAGGGAAAATATTGATAATTCAGCAATAAGGTTAGGCCCATCGCAAACGTTACGTACCGAGAAAACAATGCTCCTATGGAGTAGTGGCGTACCGGTAGTTCGGTACGCTATAACAGAGGTTGcatgttcgattcccgctcaatacaaaatatttgtgtcatgaacatatatttttatgtaacataatattcgaaatttattgaaataatattatcaCTTTCTGCAGTCGATTTATACAGCTTGCGCATTGCGTTCACGCCGGGCCTAATGCTTATGCACACTCAGGTATTTACGAAAACTGGGGCGATGACGCGAATTCCTGTATGAAAATATACTACGGTGAAgacaaattaaatataattacaaaatCACGATTTGATTTAAACTAAAACATAGTAAATATTGCATGATTTTGTGGGTATatttaacatttcaaaatatttgacgttattagttttaaattaaacttgaaatgataacatgataattatcttgatttacttaatataaaatataagactAAGGTTGATTTGCACCAATTTACCTATGACCTTAACTATGACAATGACCAGTTTGTCCACACCAGGAGTttgagacagatttttgacgatttttaaagtttaaataaaatggtgcaactcagcctgattGCAATTATTACGCTTCCGAAAGTTAGTTTTACAATGTTTTGGTTTGTTCTCATAATTCATTCGATTGATCATAATAATGAAGTACATAGTTAATAAACTTTACCTACGTAATTATTGGTCAATCAATATAATATGTTTTAGTACTGTAGTAGTAATGTTCTGAAGGTTGgttggaagagatcgctttttAACGATACGACACCGTAACAACTtttttggtgtgcaataaagagtatatAAATTATCTATCTTCATCTTAGGTTTGACTTCTTTGCCTTATAACTTTTGTTTGATAGTTGTTGGTATCTGGGAATAAAAACAGGTTTTTATCCCTCACtacaataattacctaattaataaagAGACAAAGCCATGGTATAATTGTTTACTCGTTAAAATATCATCAACTTAGCAACCGGATGTCGGACCATTTCAATAGATTTATAgttgaataatgcaatttaacaatttACATAATTCTTACATCACAGTGCAAGCTATAAAATCATATAAAGAAATGGATTTGTAATCATTTTTATAGCACGTCAGTATGGTTTGTATTTATAGCAATCAAAGAGCTCAAGCATTATGAGAATGTGACGTCAATACAACAGCATTGCAACATTGCGCTTTATGTTACAGTTTGACACAGCAAAAATGGTATGTTAGTCGACGTTCTGATAATAGTGTAAGAGCCAAGGTTCATTGCAGGGACGGCAAaccaaagtaaattttaaaatgtgtcacatcatttttaatttaacgtaaccaatactttatattatattactagcttttttCTCTCATTTTATGTTTAAGATAAGTCATGTCGTCacttatttattctcaaaaagaTGGATTATGATGaaagtattgataaaaatatgtgaTGAATAATTgcatgataaaaataaataaattagtatttatatttattatttaaacccTAAGCTTTGAGATGAAAATGTATACTAGTCAACCTATGATggattaaattaaaagattgCATACAGCTCCTTGACTATGACTTCATGTTACATGGAAGTTACGTTTGGTCCAAGTCACAAGAAATTAGGCAgatatgattaatattttatttagttgataTTCTTAACTTATTTTTTAGAACTACCAGTCAACCTATGATGGACTATATTGAATGATTGCATACTATTCTTTGACTATGACTTCAAGTTAGACCAAAGTATGTTTGGTCCAAGTTAAAAGAATCATAGACAGATATACAAAgacaaacttattattttttggttgatattattattttattttgttgaatTAATAAGTTAATGAGTTCCTTTTTGGAAAATCTTATCAATTTATAAGATAAATCATAAATATGCTATAACTATTAATGTATGGCtgagaattaattaataacctgCATTCGTACGTACTATTAACAtatttaaatttacaaataCTTAAAGTATTGTCTTAATACTCATTTGTTTTCGATGCTcgctaattttaattatcaaaatcgCTACAGTTTATGCACTTGGACCGCAACAGTGCTGAAATTGCATATTCCGCCTTCAATAGTCAGTTGTGTCAATTTGTGTGAAAGTGTTAGTAGTGTATAGTGGGAGCCTAATTAATTCATAAGGAATATCTTTTAGGTTTTGTATTCTTGGATGTAACCTAACAGTAAGCTGCCATTGGTATAACATTTTACCTATGTTGGATGGAGAGACATGAGCCAAGCTGGTAcagaatatacatacatactgtAATTCTGTGTGTTCTCTCGAGGCAATCGGCTCATCCACATGGTTGAACGGTTTACCCATGGTGCTACCGCTGTATAAGGGCATGCGTCATATTGGCCCATGAATACGAATCTTATAGAACTTATGAATTATTATTGACTCTCACTCAAGATATTATAGTGTGTAACTCAATCGGTTTATAATTCTCATATTTGAGGttctcgtatacatggatgtaACCTAACAGTAAGCTGCTATTGGTATAacatttttactcgtgttgGATGGAGAGTCATGAGCCAAGCTGGTACAgaaaattacataaaagtaaattctGTGTGTTCTCTCGAGGCAAGCTGCTCATCCGCATGGTTTTAAGGTTTACCTATGGTGCTACCGCTGTATAAGGGCATACGTCAAACTGACCCATGTATACAGATTTCTAAAAAGGAATTGTAAATTCCAATTGGGTTTGTTTTGTCATGTGATCGAAAGTGCGTGGACTCAAGGAAAAAGGTGATGTTGTGCTAGTAGCCGTGTGAAGGTAAGTCAAGTCTTTATGGAATATTCTATTCTGCATTACTACAGGCATGGTTTACTTACGATCGTGTTATTGGGCGATCTATCGCACAGAGTGAGGTCGCAACTGCGACCGACCGAATGTGAGATAGAACGCCCAATAACATACTACTATTATCCATagatatttctttatttctatggaaagaaattattttcatatttttccaAAAAGTAAGGGCAGAGTAGTAAGTAGTAACCTTTTGTAAGCTATTGAGGTTAAAAGGCCATAATATCAATTCCGTataaaaattgtaatttaataaactgACCATGGTAAAGGTATACCTTCAATAGCATGTTGAACGAAGTATTCTCTCAAGGTATACTCTCAAAAATCTCATTTTTTGAGAATATTGAAGGTATCTTCTATTGAGAAAAGTGTGAAAAGGCGAAGAGATGAACTGCGATCTGCGGTCCATGTGTAATGCAGATGTCGCTTGCCCATAAGCCATGTAAtgccaaaactaaataaataattaatttacacaGATTAGAAATACCTTAATGCTTCTTCGGTATGCCTAGAGAGAGAGTTACGAATCTGCACTGCTATCTTCTGGGCTctcaaaaataattacatttgcCTTAATTTTCATCTGAGACGGTACAGCTACGTTATCGCGCTACAAAGCGCTCCTCTGACACTCTCCTTTACCGCACAAAGCGCAAGCGGTTACGTACTATTGCATTTAGAATCCATTTTGTAGCACCATTTGCATTAAGGTTTTCACAGGCAGGATTATCCGGATATTAGCCTATTAGTGCTTACAACACAAGGTGTAGTTTCCTCCAGCCAAGAAAATACCGCAGTAAGTGTTTTTAGAAGACATTTTCGAGGAGTGCTTCGGAAAATTGAAACTTAACAGCTTTTGTTATTTGTAGTGGTGAAACATTTACGCTTAATTGAACGTAAATACTTAAATGAACGAagtaacatgttttttttaacgtTTTTATTGCGTTTCAAAGTatattactgtttttttttgctTCAATTTTCTAGAAACATCTTAAAGAAAATGTATCTGTAGCAACACTCTCTAATTTACTGAAAAAACTTTTTGCAAATGAAGAAGTGTTCCtcattttatttaacaactcAATGAAAACAAACGAAGGAGAATTTATTGCTTTTAGGGGTCCGCCTACAAGAAGAAATGAAAATTGGAAAACTAGGATAtacttaaattaaattgtaagtCACATTATTAAAGGCTTAGTAGCTTTGCTT harbors:
- the LOC135081155 gene encoding uncharacterized protein LOC135081155 encodes the protein MSDSEFESTFGGSSTSIIANPRKHTKKRKTAPTSSRSDSECETVQPAALKKKPVASRPRAPTKSSTDLFGLLSDEDESVAIENSQRLKVGRQQLDSSLTSKVANGVVRRTVPLEGAYYVEVRVYNTRDALKTPPADRYKKTLHTLKVQLNSETSQWRDLQKFMKTTKKLFEDREPIFYNNKINFKS